One Pieris napi chromosome 13, ilPieNapi1.2, whole genome shotgun sequence genomic window carries:
- the LOC125055272 gene encoding uncharacterized protein LOC125055272 encodes MSTRSGANAIRARRGHKERSKNFTELEKRTVLELIARHRDVLRQGRSNNATNRSKQLVWSTICEEVNKRCGGERPRTPAQVKMWYENYKKKCKMRAHDTQLIKTPNSETPGLLDGMLWQNIHPLDKGEDNDATTSGEGAHSVKDDGPVNMSNGRLSTNDSDDTMPNVLEPQVQIIPQSSPSPPLKALPNPLNPLIPNLPLLANPLAIEQARIQQNFLQKLNELSNTPLNLSHLDDDKRKESDDQKHDCGTATEEERLYFIAKRQHAIWEHEAKMKILNMELRQKEEIFSLQKQLFLIELRLKMDFLEKASAK; translated from the exons ATGTCGACGCGGAGCGGCGCAAACGCAATACGTGCGCGGCGTGGGCACAAGGAGCGTTCGAAAAACTTCACGGAGTTAGAGAAACGCACCGTTCTTGAGTTGATAGCGCGACATCGGGACGTGCTACGACAGGGGCGTTCCAACAACGCGACTAATCGCAGCAAACAG TTAGTGTGGTCCACAATTTGTGAAGAAGTGAATAAACGTTGCGGCGGCGAGCGGCCGCGCACGCCAGCTCAAGTCAAGATGTGGTACGAAAATTATAAGAAGAAATGCAAGATGCGCGCACACGATACTCAACTCATTAAG ACTCCGAACTCTGAAACACCCGGCCTCCTCGACGGTATGTTGTGGCAGAATATTCACCCGCTAGACAAAG gcGAAGATAATGATGCCACGACAAGTGGGGAAGGCGCTCACAGCGTCAAGGATGATGGGCCGGTAAAT ATGTCGAACGGGCGTCTCTCAACGAACGACAGCGACGATACGATGCCAAACGTACTTGAACCTCAAGTGCAAATTATACCCCAGTCCTCCCCTAGCCCCCCCTTAAAAGCCCTCCCTAACCCCCTTAACCCCCTAATCCCTAACCTGCCCCTCCTCGCTAATCCCCTCGCGATCGAACAAGCGCGCATCCAGCAAAATTTCCTTCAAAAGTTAAACGAACTATCAAATACACCACTGAACCTCAGTCACTTAGACGATGACAAAAGGAAAGAATCGGATGATCAAAAACACGATTGTGGTACCGCGACGGAGGAAGAGAGATTATATTTCATAGCCAAACGGCAACACGCGATATGGGAACACGAGGcgaaaatgaaaattttaaatatggaacTGAGGCAGAAGGAAGAGATTTTCTCCCTTCAGAAACAACTTTTTCTCATCGAACTGCGTTTGAAAATGGATTTCCTAGAGAAGGCCAGTGCTAAATGA